The genomic DNA TAGTCAAATGTTTACCATCAAATCGCAAACTTTGAGCTTGCCATGCATCCAAATCACCAGAAATAACAGACACTACCAGATTCAAAACATTACCTTTATCATCCACAAAATCAATGTCTAACGGCAAATACTGACTGTCCAAATAACCAAAAGTAATTGCACCATCACCAGTTTGAGATTTAAAAATACGAAGGCGTTCTGTACCAGTTGTTGACAGGTCTTCAGAAACGGTAAAGACAGCGTTGATATTACCACCTGATTGAGTCTTCCCAAGGTTCGTGATTTTAAAACTAGCTCCTTTCTTCAACCCTTCAACCATATAGATATAACCACCAGCAGCATAATAATCTTCAGCTACTTTGGAATCTTCTCGGACAGTAGCATTTTTCACCTCTACTACCTGAGTGTCATCATTCCAACGGATAGCACCATTGAGAAAGTTTTCGGAGGTATAAGAAGCATTATCAACTAACACCTTAATGCCACCATAATACTGCACAGATTCCTTTTTAGTGTCATCAAATTGACCGTATACAGTGATTCCATCACTAGATACAATCTCTTGAGATTTAGCTTCTTTCAACGCTTCATTGTAAGCTGCTACTTCTTCTGCATATCGCTTATCTTCACTTGCATTATGCACTTCAACAGCAACAATCTCAGCCTGATGAGCTTCAACCGTAGCAACAATAGACTCTGCCTGTTGAGCATAATCTTCTTTCACTGCGTCAACAACATCAGTCACCTTGTTTTTATCAACTAAACCAAGGTCATTTACAGGCAATTCATTCACCTGCACGCCCTCAGTTCCTTTTGCAAGTTCAACGGCAGCATTCAAATCATCCGTGGCCTCTACACTAACAGGAACAGTTTCAATGACTTCAACAACTTCAACTTCTACCGAAGTAGTTGTAATTTCTTCAGCAGAAACTACCGGACTAAGCAAAACAACTCCCGCCAAAACAACGCCACAAACCAAACCAAATCCTTTCAAAAACCGACTATGTTGATGCGCTTTAAAATGATTAGGTTTTTTAACCATATTTTTAAGCATAAAAATAAAACTCACTTTCTTTTTTTAATTAGCCAGTTTAATGACATAACAAGGTCAATTTTTTA from Streptococcus oriscaviae includes the following:
- a CDS encoding MucBP domain-containing protein, encoding MLKNMVKKPNHFKAHQHSRFLKGFGLVCGVVLAGVVLLSPVVSAEEITTTSVEVEVVEVIETVPVSVEATDDLNAAVELAKGTEGVQVNELPVNDLGLVDKNKVTDVVDAVKEDYAQQAESIVATVEAHQAEIVAVEVHNASEDKRYAEEVAAYNEALKEAKSQEIVSSDGITVYGQFDDTKKESVQYYGGIKVLVDNASYTSENFLNGAIRWNDDTQVVEVKNATVREDSKVAEDYYAAGGYIYMVEGLKKGASFKITNLGKTQSGGNINAVFTVSEDLSTTGTERLRIFKSQTGDGAITFGYLDSQYLPLDIDFVDDKGNVLNLVVSVISGDLDAWQAQSLRFDGKHLTTLIPSESGLSEKDGYQYDGTKAGIFVNDFDKAPLGTLMYVGSGSINYTHYASYLVADGTRGKTSPLKSGTYKTASGELVDAGIQFSLFGDSMMVSKVIKVPEVPVYKDRPETKVVTFQLSKFDVEKDKGLIRVRYVDDNGNILEDWKESSNYLDKPYETTEKVFDGYEFKLVEGNPVGYFVAETQEIVYVYKKKPVVTPETPKIEPEAPKVVNQATVATLPNTGDTATLGLSFVGVGLLLLSVLGQLGFVKKRN